Part of the Candidatus Chlorohelix allophototropha genome, CATATTATCGCAAACTTCCTAGATAAGCAGTTACAATGTGGCTGTTACTGGTTTTGTTTCCGGTGCACATGGCACTCTTAACAGAGTGCTGGTATTATTTGCAAATGAATATAACATACTTTTACACCATGCTCAATTACATACAGGTTAAAATTAGTATTTAACACTCAAGGTTCACAAATCCAATATTACAGTGAGTAAATCTGGAAATAATTCTACCCGTTGGCATTACGCTTACATTATTCTCGGCACAGGCATGTTATGCTTGGTTAGCTCGCTAGGCTTTGGGCGTTTCTCTTACGCACTATTGCTCCCGGCAATGAGGGCGGATTTTAATACCAGCTATACCCAAATGGGTTCGATTGCAACTGCCAATGCGCTGGCATATATGATTTCAGCGCTGGTATGCGGTATCTTGACCGGGCGTTTTGGGGCGCGCGTAGTAATAACCTGCGCTCTAATATTATGCGCCATCGGTGTAGTTTGCACAGGCTTGGCTCAAAGTGTAGAGCAAGCGGCTATCTTTCAATTTTTGTGCGGCTTAGGTACTGGCGGTGCAGTTGGTCCGGTTTATGCTATAACCAATCCTTGGTTTGCGCCCCACAAACGCGGTCTAGCGACCGGGATTGTGCAAATGGGTTCGGGTCTTGGTTTGTTGGTAGGCGGTTTTCTGGTGCCGCAATTGCAAAATGCCGGAGGCGAATCAGGTTGGCGTTATGCTTGGTATGCGCTTGGTCTTCTGATATTTGTAGTCAGCTTCTTGGCGGCAATCTTGCTCAGAAATAACCCGGCTGCGCAGGGGTTATCCCCTTTTGGCAGTAAAAATCAGCCGTCAAAGGTGGCTCATCCTACTCACGCTCGTTCTTCACAACTTGCCAATCTAAAGAGTGTTTATACTTCTATCCGAATCTGGCATCTCGGTATAATTTTCTCCTGTTTTGGGCTATCTTACGTGGTTTATACTGTGTATTTTGCGGCATATCTGGTCAGCAATGGCTTGAGTAATCAGGAAGCCGGGTTTATCTGGAGTGCTGGTGGCTTTGTAAGCGTTGGTGGTTCGCTGCTTTGGGGTATTGTAGCAGATCGGAGAGGTTCTCGATTCTCACTAATGGCGGTGTTATCGATTCAGGCAACCGCATTGCTGATTCTCAGTCTGTTCAACAATACGCTCGGCTATTACTTGGGTGCAATGCTATACGGTTTAGCTTTATGGGGTATTCCGGTAGTAATATCTTATACCACTGCGTTGGTTGCGGGACCTAAAATGACCGCTCCCGCGCTCGGTATGGTAATTGTCTGTTTTAGTGTTGGGCAGGTAATCGGACCGTTGCTGGCGGGCTGGCTTAAGGATGTGAGCGGTTCGTTGGTTATACCATTGATAGTAGCTTCTTGTATTGCTTGGGTAGGGGTATTGCTTTCCACAATGGTCAAGATACCGCGTTACTCATAAAAAGAAGCCTCACCCTGTAAAGTGTGGTGAAGCTTCTTTGCAAACTTACGGCTGACTAATTATTTACCGACCAATCATCGGTGGCTATTGTTTTCCCGTCTTTGTTCTCTATTTCTATTTTCTGGAAAGTAACCGAGATTTCTTCCAACTGTAGCCCATTGCTAGGATCACCGCTTTTAGCTAGGCTATCTTCAGTGTAATTGATATTAGCTATATTCGCATTGGTTAATTTAATGGTAAAGTACACATATTCTTCGCCATTGGCGTTGGTTTTGGTGAACTCAAACAGTACTGATTTCAAATTTTCATTAGTAGTCATAGCTTGGAAAAACTGTGGGGTAGCTGCACCCCATTCTTTGGTGAATGAAATCGGTTTGTGCAAGCGCTTTCCGGTAGCTAACCCTGAAGCTGCATCACGGGGAGAAGTGATTCCATAACTAAAACGAATGCCATCTATTTTATTGGCATTTTTACTCTGCAATGATTCGCCCTTGAACTTACCTTGCTTGGTGCCTTCCACCGTAACGTAGAAGCGTGTTATGCCGTTGGTGGCGAGCTTACTGACCAGTGGGTTAAGCTGGCTGCCGTCATCTTGGGTTACGTTGGGGCTAGTAGTGGTTGTGGCGCTGCTGCTAACAGGCGCATTATCGCCGCAAGCCGCCAGCGTCAGGGAAAGGGTTAAAACCAGCACTGGCAAAATGCTCCAGAATCTCGTTTTGAACTTGTTGCCAGAAAAAATGTGTCCCATTTCTGTTAACTCCTTAATTTTGCTATGAAACCACTTAAATTCTAAATTTATAAACTTCTTGCGTTTTTTTGAATTGAAATTTCGAGATAATTCTAGGACTTATATGCTTGATTCATTATGTGCTAACTCACATTCATACTATTATGAACCTCACATTACCGGATTTTAGCGATTTTAAATTTTCAAACTCATGACAAAGGCTATACTCATTGTGATTTTTTTCTGGGTGGGTATAATTAGTTATTGGAGAACTACTAAAAACTACATTGGTGGCACTTTTATAAATTCTCGTAGATAATGTTGTTTACAGGTTTTTTGCGCCGGTATCAATAGAAAGCGAGAGTGAGGCAGATATGCCCGATTTTAAAATAGTATCTGATTTCAAGCCAACCGGAGATCAGCCGCAGGCGATTGAAAAGCTGGTGAACCACCTGAAAAAGGGTGTGAAAGCCCAAACCTTGCTGGGTGTTACCGGTAGCGGCAAAACTTTTACTATGGCAAATGTAATAGAAGCAGTACAACGTCCCGCTTTGATTCTAGCGCATAATAAAACGCTGGCTGCTCAGTTGTACCAAGAATTTAAAGAGTTCTTTCCTAATAATGCAGTCGAATATTTTGTCAGCTATTACGATTACTACCAACCTGAAGCATATATTCCCCGCAATGATACTTATATTGAGAAAAGCGCGGATATTAACGAAGAAATAGATAAATTACGTCACGCTGCTACTCGTGCTTTGATGGAACGGCGCGATGTGATTATTGTCGCTTCCGTTTCTTGTATTTACGGCTTAGGTTCGCCCGATGAATATGGCAAAGTGGTGGTGCAATTACGCAAGGGCGAAACTATCCGGCGAGATCGCGTGTTGCGCCATTTGGTGGATGTGCAGTATAACCGCAACGATATGTCTCTTACTCGTGGCACTTTCCGCGTGCGTGGCGATACGCTCGAAATTTACCCTTCCTACGAGGAACTGGCGATCAGAGTTGAGCTTTTTGGTGATGAGGTAGATCGAATCACCGAAGTAGACCCGCTTACCGGAGAAATCCTTCGCGAACTGGATTCGGTGGATATTTATCCTGCCAAGCACTTTGTAACTTCTGCCGAGAAAGTAAAGCTTGCGCTTCAAGATATCCGCGATGAACTGGAAGCTCGTGTCAAAGAATTAGAAGAAGAGGACAAGGTGTTGGAAGCGGCACGTCTAAAGCAACGTACTTTGTACGATTTGGAAATGCTGGAAGAGGCAGGCTATTGTAGTGGGGTAGAAAATTACTCCCGCCATTTGGCACGCCGCGCACCGGGAGAACAACCCTGGACACTGCTAGATTACTTTCCAGATGATTACCTTCTGTTTGTGGATGAGTCGCATATTTCGCTGCCACAGGTGCGGGGTATGTACGGAGGCGATCGTTCGCGCAAATTAACCCTGATTGACTACGGTTTCCGTTTGCCTAGCGCTGCCGATAATCGTCCACTCACTTTCCAAGAGTTTGAAAAGCATACCAATCAGGTAATTTTTGTTTCCGCTACGCCCGGTCCTTACGAAACGGAAAATACCGCCGAAGAAAATGTGGTGCAACAAATAATTCGTCCCACCGGCTTGCTCGATCCTGAAATTAGCGTGCGTCCCACCCGCAACCAGATTGATGATCTGATAGGTGAGATTCAGGCACGGGTGCGGAAACGCCAACGTGTGCTGGTAACGACTCTCACTAAGCGCATGGCGGAAGAACTGGCGGATTACCTGATTGAAGCCGGTATCAAGACCCAATATTTGCACAGCGATATTGTAACGCTGGAGCGGGTAGAGATTCTACGCGATTTACGGCTTGGGATTTTTGATGTAGTGGTGGGCATCAACCTATTGCGGGAAGGTTTGGATTTACCCGAAGTATCATTGGTGGCGATTCTTGATGCCGATAAAGAGGGTTTCTTACGTTCCGAAAGCTCTTTAATCCAGACTGTAGGACGCGCTGCGCGCCATAGTGAAGGTCTGGTAATAATGTATGGCGATACAGTTACTAATTCTATGAGACGTGCTATCAACGAGACTTATCGCCGTCGCGCCCTTCAGATGGAATATAACGAAAAACACAATATCCAGCCTGCAACTATTATTAAAGAGATTAAAGATATTACCGACCGGGTGCGAGCGGTGGCTGAAAGCCGTGCCGATTATACAACAGGGGCAGAAGCCGGAGATGCGTTGCCCGGCGCATTACCAAAAGACGAAATTATGCGGTTAGTCAAAGACCTTGAAAGCCAGATGAAAACGGCTGCCAAGCAACTTGAATTTGAAAAAGCAGCGTTGCTCCGCGATCAGATTGTGGAGTTGCGCCGCCTAATTATTGATGAGGATCCGGTTACCCAACCCAAAAGGAACATATTGTAGGGTTTATTCTTCAAAAAGCTTTTTAACTTTGAGAGTAAAACCGGGTATGACATCGTGACCTTCGAGCATGTCTTTCTCGGTGAGAGAAGCCACAGGTTCAAGGCTATTTGGCTGAAAAACCTCGATTGCCTTGCTAACAGGGTCAACCAGCCATATCAGTCGCACCCCTGCTACCTGATAGCGTCTTATGCGGGCGCAAGCGGCAATCGTGCCCTCTCTGGTAGAAGTTTCGGTGGTTGATAATACTTCAAGTACAAGGTCAGGAATCACAGTCAACGCGCTTTTGCTAACCCCTTTGGGTAAGCGTTCATTGGTAATATATGCTAACCCCGGCAATGCTACATTGTATTCGCTTAGTTTGAAGGCAGAATCCACCCAAGCACGTCCTTGACGACGTTGTTGATCAAACGATGAGATGTAAAAAGAGAGGTTGCTAACAATCAGCAAATGCTCATCATCGTTTACTTTTTCAACCAGTTTCCCCTCGATCAGTTCGACAGGCTCTTCAAATTCGGGTAATTGCTCAAATTCAGCGCAGGTATAAGTGCGATTAAGTTCCTTAAATCTTGAAACTAAAGCCATTAAAACTACTCCTGATTATTTATAGCAAGTGGCGATTTTGCAACACGGCGATAACGCGCTCGTGTATTTGTTCAGGTGGATACATATTTCCGGTGGCTTGGTCAATTACATCAAGGCGCACCCAATGCGGTTCACTCTCACACAATTGTAAGTACATCTGCGCTACTTCGGATAGATAACCGCTATTGCGCTCGTGAATATCGCGCTGATGCGTGGTATAGTTGCGGGCTTCCTTGCGATCAACCATACTTTGCGCTACAGCCACTTCCGAGTTAAAAAAGATTACCAAATCCTCGCGTGGGATGGCACTATGGGTTTCATATTCAAGTTGCTTGATCCACTCGACAAATTCTGCACGCTTATCAGAGGGCAATTTCACACTGTGATAAGCCATGTTAGCGCTGGCGTAACGATTAATTAGTATTATATAGCCATTGTTTAGCCAATTCCATAGCTTGGTTGCGGAATCTTTGCGATCTTCTGCATATAGTAGCGAGGAAATATAAGGGCTTACTTCCATTACATCGCCAAAATCACCATTAAGGTAGCGTGCTACCAATTTACCGTAGAAGGAATCGTAGTCGGGGAAATCGGCGCTGGCGATTTTTTTGCCTAGTAACGTTAATTTCTCCAGCAACAGCCTGTGCTGCACCGATTTACCGCTACCGTCTAACCCTTCCAGAACGATAATTTTGCCTTTTGGCTCCATTGAGGAAAAACTTTCTAGCAAGAAAAGAGATTTTATCAGTTAAATCCGGTAAGCTCCACCGGGTTTTCGGCGTTCGTTAAGCGCGTTATCGGCTTGATGTACTTTCTCTTGCGCTTTATCGAACCGCCGCATTGCTAGATTAACATATAGTGCGTCAATCACGCTCAGGTGGGCAATGCGGCTTGCCATTGCCATGTTGCGGAAAGCGGTTTCGCGTGCAGTAGTAATCAACTTAATATCTGAGAATTCGGTGATAGGTCCTCGCACATTACTGGTCAGGCAAATGGTGGTAGCGCCATTCTCGCGGGCTTTACGCAAAGCAAACATAGCTTCTTCTGTGCGTCCGGTGTGGGAAATGGCAAAAGCAACCTCACCTTTTTTCAGTTGAGTGCTAGAAACAGCCTGCATATAGCTATCGGTAACAACCGTTGCAGGCAAACCGATGCGTATAAAGCGATAATAAGCATCAATTGCGGCAGGGGCAGAACTACCGTTGCCATAAAATTCAATTTTGAGAGCTGAGCTTAAAACGTCAACTGCTCTTTCCATCTCTTGACGGTCAAGAGTTTGCAACGAATCTGCAATTGCCTGCAAATCGCTGCGAAACAGCTTACCGGTGATGGTCATTACATCGTCGTTGCGCGAAATATCCTCATGGATTATAGAAACTGCCCCGCTGGATTCGGCTGCCAGCGCCAATTTAAAATCCTTGTATCCGGTGAAAGCCAACGCCCTGCAAAATCGAACTACAGTCGCTTCGCTGGCACTAGCCACGCGCGCCAATTCATTAACCGAATAGGTGGTAACTTCGTGTGGATGTCCAATTATATATTCGGCAACTTTACGTTCAGCCGGGAAGAGAGTGTTATTTATAAGGGCAGTTTCAATGCGGGCAATACAACTGGTAAGCTGGATGGTATCTGCTTCACCGCTAGTATTAATTATTTCACTCATCTCCTTAGGTCTTTTCCTTTGTGAGAAACTAGATTTCATGAAGCTTGCTGAATGAGGAAATTATACCATAAGTTAGAGCTTTACACGGCGCGGATGGGTTCTTAGTTTTTCGGCAGTGATGATTGCTATAATTTTATCAACCGTTTCGGCTAGGCGGCTTTCGTAGTTTATTACAACATAGTCGAAGGTGGGTATGGCTTTCATTTCGACTTGGTAAGTATTCAAACGGCGGTTGAGGCTTTCGGGCGTTTCGGTATTACGATTCCCTAGACGATTTATCAAGGCTTCAAAGGTAGGGGGCGCAAGGAAAATAAATAAGGCATTTGGCACTTCTCGCTTGATGTGTGCTGCACCCTGTACATCGATACGTAGGATGGTATCTTCGCCCCGGTTTAGCGAATCGCGTACATCGTGTTTAGGTACACCGTAGCTATTGTTATAGACTACTGCATTTTCAAGCAGTTCACCCGATTTGAGTAATTGATAGAATTCTTCAGGGGTATAAAACCAGTAATCTTTGCCATGCACTTCATCCGGTCGTTTAGAGCGCGTGGTGGCAGTAACCACGAAATGAAAGGGTATTTTCCGCTGCTTTAACTCATCAATTACTGCATCTTTGCCTACTCCACTGGGACCACTGATAATTATAAGAAGCGGATTTTCCTGCCCCATGTACTCAGACAATTTCACCTCCCCTGACTGCTTTGCAAATATGGCTCTGTGCATTTAAACCTGTGCGTTGTCGGTATTCTTGTACGACCTTTTCCTCGAAATCGGGCAAGCACTTAGTGGCTACGATATTGACGGTACAACCGCCAAAGCCCGCACCGGTCATTCTAGCCCCGATTACTCCGGGGACAGCTTGTGCTAGATCAACCAGCAAATCAAGCTCGGCACAACTAACCTCGTAATCATCGCTCAGGCTGGTGTGGGAGGCGTTTAACAACTCTCCAAAGCGCCGGAGATTGGCAGGATTTGTGAAACCGGCTTGCATACGTTCAATTGCTTCAAGCGTCCGCGCATCTTCGGTGATTACGTGGCGAGCGCGCATTCTCAAAGTTTCGGGTAATGTTTCAGCCTGATTGTTAAAGTCGGAAAGGCTGATGTCACGTAATTGAGAACGGTTAGGCAAGCCTAGTTGGTTCGAAAGAATTCTAGCGGCTTCCTCGCACTCGGCGCGCCGTTTGTTGTAGGCGCTTCCGGCAAGGGTTCGTGGCACGGCGCTATCCACTGCCACGATTTTGTAACCAAGTTCCTCTAGCCCAAGCGGGATAGTGCGAAATTCAAGCGAACGAGTGTCTATGAGTAAAGCCGAGTCCGGTTCGCCCATTGCAGAAATGAACTGATCCATTATGCCGCTTTTAACTCCAATATACTCGTTTTCGGCTTTCTGGCACGCCAGCGCCATTTGTACTCGCTCGAAACTGCTACCCCCCAAATGTAAGAAAGCTAATGCGGCGGCAACTTCAAGCGCTGCCGAACTGCTCAAACCTGCTCCACGCGGGACATCACCCTGAATCAGCAATTGCGCTCCCGGTAGCCCATTTAAATCCAGCAACCCGCTTTGCGCCAATGCCCACATCACCCCTTGCACATACTTAGCCCACATCGGGGCTTTACCGACAATGGGTTCCAGATTTGCAGGCTCAAATGTGGCACTATCGTTGTATTCGAGCGATACCAGTTCAAAGTGCCGGGCATCGGTAATTGGCGCAATTGCTATCAAAACACTGCGATCAATTGCTACTGGAAGTACGAACCCACCGTTATAGTCGGTATGTTCACCTATCAAGTTGACACGACCGGGAGCGCGCGCTACAAATGCAGGAGCTACCCCAAACGCTTTCTTGAATTCAATTTTTACTTGTTCTATTCTAATTGATTCTTCCATAATCCTTATTATAGCGAGTCTGGATAAAATCTGCATTACCTCTGCTAATATAGCCTGAACCGGAAAATTATTATTAGTGCAAGCTCAGTATGTTTGCAATTTAGGAGTCTATAGGGTAAACTTATTGTGTATAAGGTTAAGAGTTGGACTTGCTGTTGACCTTGAAACTATATGATGGTAATACCGGGAAGCTATAAATACTTGGCTGTACGGTTTTATGTGGCATACAGTCGAAGGGAGAATAGAGAAATGGCAAACGGAAATCTTAAAAAAACCTTGCGTAAAGTCGTAGAAGGTGAGCATTTAGCAGCTAACGCTTTAGCAGTAGCTGCTAGTAAAGCAAAAGAACTGGATTTACAGCAACTCTTTACTGAACTTAGCACTAAACATGAAACGAATGCAGTTAACGCCGGAACAAAGTTAAAAGAGTTGGGCGGAAAATATCCCACTCCCGGTTTGCGGGACACCCTTAAAAAGGGGTGGGAATCGGTAGCTACATCTCGAACAGCTTTAGATGCTATTAAATTGCTCCAGAAAAAAGAACGCGAAGCCCTTGTCGATTATAAGGGAATCCTGAAAAATACTAAGGATGAGGGATTGGTGAACATGATGGCACGCCATCTCGCCGATACCGTAGATAATGTGACCAAACTGGATCAAAAGGTTACCGAATTACAGAAAAAGAAAAAAGGCGGTAAATTTTTGGGTTTGCCGCGTTTGGTGTGGCTGGCAGCTTTGGGCACAGGAGCCGCAGTTTTCGTAATTCGGCGTCGCTCTAGTGCTCCAGAAAATCCCAGCACTCCCACTAATTCGACCGGTACGCCCGCCGGCGATAGCAATAAATCATAAGGTGGGGTTCGAAGGCATGTTGCTTTACACCTGTTTTGGCGTAAATGAGA contains:
- the galK gene encoding galactokinase; its protein translation is MEESIRIEQVKIEFKKAFGVAPAFVARAPGRVNLIGEHTDYNGGFVLPVAIDRSVLIAIAPITDARHFELVSLEYNDSATFEPANLEPIVGKAPMWAKYVQGVMWALAQSGLLDLNGLPGAQLLIQGDVPRGAGLSSSAALEVAAALAFLHLGGSSFERVQMALACQKAENEYIGVKSGIMDQFISAMGEPDSALLIDTRSLEFRTIPLGLEELGYKIVAVDSAVPRTLAGSAYNKRRAECEEAARILSNQLGLPNRSQLRDISLSDFNNQAETLPETLRMRARHVITEDARTLEAIERMQAGFTNPANLRRFGELLNASHTSLSDDYEVSCAELDLLVDLAQAVPGVIGARMTGAGFGGCTVNIVATKCLPDFEEKVVQEYRQRTGLNAQSHICKAVRGGEIV
- the uvrB gene encoding excinuclease ABC subunit UvrB, with protein sequence MPDFKIVSDFKPTGDQPQAIEKLVNHLKKGVKAQTLLGVTGSGKTFTMANVIEAVQRPALILAHNKTLAAQLYQEFKEFFPNNAVEYFVSYYDYYQPEAYIPRNDTYIEKSADINEEIDKLRHAATRALMERRDVIIVASVSCIYGLGSPDEYGKVVVQLRKGETIRRDRVLRHLVDVQYNRNDMSLTRGTFRVRGDTLEIYPSYEELAIRVELFGDEVDRITEVDPLTGEILRELDSVDIYPAKHFVTSAEKVKLALQDIRDELEARVKELEEEDKVLEAARLKQRTLYDLEMLEEAGYCSGVENYSRHLARRAPGEQPWTLLDYFPDDYLLFVDESHISLPQVRGMYGGDRSRKLTLIDYGFRLPSAADNRPLTFQEFEKHTNQVIFVSATPGPYETENTAEENVVQQIIRPTGLLDPEISVRPTRNQIDDLIGEIQARVRKRQRVLVTTLTKRMAEELADYLIEAGIKTQYLHSDIVTLERVEILRDLRLGIFDVVVGINLLREGLDLPEVSLVAILDADKEGFLRSESSLIQTVGRAARHSEGLVIMYGDTVTNSMRRAINETYRRRALQMEYNEKHNIQPATIIKEIKDITDRVRAVAESRADYTTGAEAGDALPGALPKDEIMRLVKDLESQMKTAAKQLEFEKAALLRDQIVELRRLIIDEDPVTQPKRNIL
- a CDS encoding MFS transporter, yielding MSKSGNNSTRWHYAYIILGTGMLCLVSSLGFGRFSYALLLPAMRADFNTSYTQMGSIATANALAYMISALVCGILTGRFGARVVITCALILCAIGVVCTGLAQSVEQAAIFQFLCGLGTGGAVGPVYAITNPWFAPHKRGLATGIVQMGSGLGLLVGGFLVPQLQNAGGESGWRYAWYALGLLIFVVSFLAAILLRNNPAAQGLSPFGSKNQPSKVAHPTHARSSQLANLKSVYTSIRIWHLGIIFSCFGLSYVVYTVYFAAYLVSNGLSNQEAGFIWSAGGFVSVGGSLLWGIVADRRGSRFSLMAVLSIQATALLILSLFNNTLGYYLGAMLYGLALWGIPVVISYTTALVAGPKMTAPALGMVIVCFSVGQVIGPLLAGWLKDVSGSLVIPLIVASCIAWVGVLLSTMVKIPRYS
- a CDS encoding ferritin-like domain-containing protein, with the protein product MANGNLKKTLRKVVEGEHLAANALAVAASKAKELDLQQLFTELSTKHETNAVNAGTKLKELGGKYPTPGLRDTLKKGWESVATSRTALDAIKLLQKKEREALVDYKGILKNTKDEGLVNMMARHLADTVDNVTKLDQKVTELQKKKKGGKFLGLPRLVWLAALGTGAAVFVIRRRSSAPENPSTPTNSTGTPAGDSNKS
- a CDS encoding Uma2 family endonuclease, translating into MALVSRFKELNRTYTCAEFEQLPEFEEPVELIEGKLVEKVNDDEHLLIVSNLSFYISSFDQQRRQGRAWVDSAFKLSEYNVALPGLAYITNERLPKGVSKSALTVIPDLVLEVLSTTETSTREGTIAACARIRRYQVAGVRLIWLVDPVSKAIEVFQPNSLEPVASLTEKDMLEGHDVIPGFTLKVKKLFEE
- a CDS encoding guanylate kinase translates to MGQENPLLIIISGPSGVGKDAVIDELKQRKIPFHFVVTATTRSKRPDEVHGKDYWFYTPEEFYQLLKSGELLENAVVYNNSYGVPKHDVRDSLNRGEDTILRIDVQGAAHIKREVPNALFIFLAPPTFEALINRLGNRNTETPESLNRRLNTYQVEMKAIPTFDYVVINYESRLAETVDKIIAIITAEKLRTHPRRVKL
- a CDS encoding MurR/RpiR family transcriptional regulator, which encodes MSEIINTSGEADTIQLTSCIARIETALINNTLFPAERKVAEYIIGHPHEVTTYSVNELARVASASEATVVRFCRALAFTGYKDFKLALAAESSGAVSIIHEDISRNDDVMTITGKLFRSDLQAIADSLQTLDRQEMERAVDVLSSALKIEFYGNGSSAPAAIDAYYRFIRIGLPATVVTDSYMQAVSSTQLKKGEVAFAISHTGRTEEAMFALRKARENGATTICLTSNVRGPITEFSDIKLITTARETAFRNMAMASRIAHLSVIDALYVNLAMRRFDKAQEKVHQADNALNERRKPGGAYRI
- the tssD gene encoding type VI secretion system tube protein TssD, with amino-acid sequence MGHIFSGNKFKTRFWSILPVLVLTLSLTLAACGDNAPVSSSATTTTSPNVTQDDGSQLNPLVSKLATNGITRFYVTVEGTKQGKFKGESLQSKNANKIDGIRFSYGITSPRDAASGLATGKRLHKPISFTKEWGAATPQFFQAMTTNENLKSVLFEFTKTNANGEEYVYFTIKLTNANIANINYTEDSLAKSGDPSNGLQLEEISVTFQKIEIENKDGKTIATDDWSVNN